In a single window of the Emys orbicularis isolate rEmyOrb1 chromosome 11, rEmyOrb1.hap1, whole genome shotgun sequence genome:
- the LOC135885363 gene encoding antigen-presenting glycoprotein CD1d-like: protein MLLPLLLLPWAWGALAAFPPAPPGTVTLRVLLTALFPDASSAHIQVKALLGDLETHSLDCSTCQIRFLQPWAQQGLTPKQWQDLELVIHRSLSDFILTVNTIAQQQGKGYPFVTQGSLGCELPPNGTSRGFYDAAGNGEDVVSFDVDVGTWVARSEDKLALNARDLLNWDKSASTRLQFFFRITCIYLLNTFVLYGKESLERQERPVAVVFARAPPPAGTPAPVLLVCRVTGFYPRPVRVAWLQDGEEVGPGGRLNSSGILPNADLTYQLRSSLAVGPGAGHSYACRVQHSSLGGRSLLIPWEQSRRWGPGLAVGITLGVVAIAAVAVVLWWTRRRVYQDVRPGESRASGGGPGPGVGIGPSPGDMALRAGSVPGSRAEGAEGRTGSGPWEIGALGGGWDSSPSGTFRGRWTLGGAVGLLGSRIRRWPVPFNKPFREGLPSGPLGL, encoded by the exons atgctgctccctctgctgctcctgccctgggcATGGGGGGCCCTGGCCG ccttccctcctgcccccccagggacTGTCACCCTCCGGGTGCTCCTCACCGCCCTGTTCCCAGACGCCAGCTCTGCGCACATACAGGTGAAGGCCCTGCTGGGCGACCTGGAGACCCACTCCCTGGACTGCAGCACCTGCCAGatccgcttcctgcagccctgggcccagcagggccTGACCCCGAAGCAGTGGCAGGACCTGGAGCTGGTGATCCATCGCTCCCTGTCCGACTTCATCCTTACCGTGAACACAAtagcccagcagcagggaaagggct ACCCCTTTGTTACCCAGGGCTCCCTCGGCTGCGAGCTGCCCCCCAACGGCACCTCGAGGGGATTCTATGACGCCGCGGGGAATGGCGAGGACGTCGTGAGCTTCGACGTGGACGTGGGCACCTGGGTCGCTCGGTCGGAGGATAAGCTGGCGCTCAACGCCCGGGACCTTCTCAACTGGGATAAGAGCGCGTCCACCAGGCTTCAGTTTTTTTTTAGAATAACTTGCATCTATCTGCTCAATACGTTTGTTCTGTACGGGAAAGAGTCTCTGGAGAGGCAAG AGCGGCCGGTCGCCGTGGTGTTTGCCCGAGCGCCTCCCCCAGCCGGGACCCCCGCGCCGGTACTGCTGGTTTGCCGGGTCACCGGTTTCTACCCCCGGCCCGTCCGCGTGGCCTGGCTGCAGgacggggaggaggtggggccgggcggGCGGCTGAACTCCAGCGGGATCCTGCCCAACGCGGACCTGACCTACCAGCTGCGCAGCTCCCTGGCCGTGGGGCCGGGCGCCGGGCACAGCTACGCCTGCCgggtgcagcacagcagcctggggggccgGAGCCTGCTGATCCCCTGGG AGCAGAGCAGGCGCTGGGGCCCCGGCCTGGCCGTGGGCATCACCCTGGGGGTTGTGGCCATAGCCGCCGTGGCCGTGGTGCTGTGGTGGACCAGACGCAG AGTCTACCAGGACGTTAGACCAGGGGAGTCCAGGGCCTCAGGGGGCGGCCCCGGCCCGGGCGTGGGGATCGGCCCCTCTCCTGGGGACATGGCACTCAGGGCTGGGTCTGTGCCCGGCTCCAGAGCTGAGGGCGCCGAGGGCAGGACTGGATCGGGGCCCTGGGAGATCggggccctgggtggggggtgggattcTTCTCCCTCTGGGACGTTCAGGGGACGTTGGACACTTGGGGGCGCCGTGGGATTGTTGGGATCCAGGATCCGGCGCTGGCCTGTGCCGTTCAATAAACCCTTCAGGGAGGGGCTGCCCAGCGGGCCCCTGGGGCTGTAG